A genomic region of Leishmania braziliensis MHOM/BR/75/M2904 complete genome, chromosome 33 contains the following coding sequences:
- a CDS encoding putative 60S ribosomal protein L44: MVNYPKKKVMHCNDARCNAHKSFKVVQYKAGKARLFARGKRRYDRKQSGYGGQTKPVFHKKAKTTKKIVLKLQCSGCKSIRQVVLKRTKHFELNDKKKTGNKDPTW, translated from the coding sequence ATGGTAAACTATCCTAAGAAGAAGGTGATGCACTGCAACGACGCGCGGTGCAACGCGCACAAGTCGTTCAAGGTAGTGCAGTACAAGGCTGGCAAGGCGCGCCTTTTTGCTCGCGGGAAGCGTCGTTACGACCGCAAGCAGTCTGGCTATGGTGGCCAGACCAAGCCTGTCTTCCACAAGAAAGCCAAGACGACCAAGAAGATTGTGCTCAAGCTCCAGTGCTCTGGCTGCAAGTCCATTCGCCAAGTTGTCCTTAAGCGCACGAAGCACTTTGAGCTGAACGACAAGAAGAAGACCGGCAACAAGGACCCCACCTGGTAA
- a CDS encoding h1 histone-like protein, which yields MFRFTLRNLARKAPAKAGSKIAATVSTATAAYHTAPAVAQTGVNIPPIPGVRSVRAFRSQKMAALQPQPVLPAGKKAAAPKDPKQVKAAVKPRSSKKTMAPEKTAVLVKELQAKKTKTPKIAAKVISKRAKVRKARK from the coding sequence ATGTTCCGCTTCACGCTCCGCAACCTTGCCCGCAAGGCTCCCGCCAAGGCTGGGAGCAAGATTGCTGCCACCgtctccaccgccaccgccgcctaCCACACTGCGCCGGCTGTTGCTCAGACGGGGGTGAACATTCCGCCGATCCCGGGAGTGCGCAGCGTCCGCGCGTTCCGCTCGCAGAAAATGGCCGCATTGCAGCCGCAGCCTGTCCTCCCTGCCGGCAAGAAGGCCGCCGCCCCAAAAGATCCGAAGCAGGTCAAAGCGGCTGTGAAGCCTCGATCATCGAAGAAGACCATGGCGCCAGAGAAGACCGCTGTGCTCGTGAAGGAGCTTCAGGCGAAGAAGACCAAGACGCCAAAAATTGCCGCTAAAGTGATCTCCAAGCGGGCTAAAGTCAGAAAGGCGCGCAAGTAA